The Brachyhypopomus gauderio isolate BG-103 chromosome 1, BGAUD_0.2, whole genome shotgun sequence genome includes a window with the following:
- the LOC143525422 gene encoding uncharacterized protein LOC143525422 isoform X3: MLPFSVVEFVECGTVAIVPRNWFSGPDEQQCFWPPSSTVNIDRAVKEGSSPQEDWPVFQVRVLGKAADYSAARIKLRKAEVTSDLQTDPEPERTKRKRSRPRIIDSDSETEESTERAAPLPPKRLLSKALQPPAGILLGNRAQTRTTPERPLNTGDAPNTNTHVTGNPHRPTTHSGMAPLLRDEMFLRILTILEEIKATQAVHGSMIQALLMQRDCSNTVPLLPEGATFPLTSFKDVEDIELKLSDPAFQKNVVSVLGDIGGRSIDECTRRMMAFLMTNGLALGYNLMGRHGKREFRSLHLFNVLHGGLKQNAFLRNITKKDVERAVSKWFSNARDRDGNRALRAQRDLQKRNAEQINTQ, encoded by the exons ATGCTACCCTTTTCAGTAGTGGAATTTGTGGAATGTGGAACAGTTGCCATTGTTCCAAGAAACTGGTTTTCTGGGCCAGATGAGCAGCAGTGCTTTTGGCCACCTTCAAGTACTGTCAACATTGATCGGGCCGTTAAAGAGGGATCAAGCCCACAAGAAGACTGGCCAGTGTTCCAAGTTCGTGTCTTGGGAAAGGCTG CGGACTATTCTGCTGCTAGAATCAAACTGCGTAAAGCAGAAGTGACGTCTGATCTTCAAACAGACCCAGAACCTGAGAGAACAAAGCGGAAAAGAAG CAGACCCAGAATTATCGACTCTGACTCAGAGACTGAAGAGTCTACTGAAAGGGCTGCTCCACTCCCACCAAAAAGACTGTTGTCAAAGGCTTTACAACCACCAGCAGGAATCCTACTTGGGAATCGAGCACAGACTCGTACCACACCTGAGAGGCCCTTAAATACTGGTGATGCACCAAACACCAACACTCATGTCACAGGGAATCCACATAGACCTACTACACACAGTGGAATGGCACCATTGCTCAGAGATGAGATGTTCCTTCGTATCCTTACCATATTGGAAGAAATAAAAGCAACTCAAGCTGTGCATGGGAGCATGATCCAAGCACTCCTGATGCAGCGAGACTGCAGTAACACTGTTCCCTTGTTGCCTGAAGGAGCCACCTTCCCATTAACATCCTTCAAAGATGTGGAGGATATTGAGCTGAAGCTCTCTGACCCTGCTTTCCAAAAAAATGTG GTCTCAGTTCTAGGAGACATAGGAGGTAGGAGTATTGATGAGTGTACACGCAGAATGATGGCTTTTCTGATGACCAATGGGCTGGCTCTGGGGTATAACCTGATGGGGCGACATGGGAAGCGGGAATTCCGAAGTCTGCACCTCTTCAACGTTTTACATg gtgGCCTAAAGCAAAATGCTTTTCTTCGTAATATAACTAAAAAGGATGTTGAGAGAGCGGTCTCAAAGTGGTTCAGCAATGCTCGTGACCGGGATGGAAACCGTGCATTGAGAGCACAGAGAGACTTGCAAAAGAGGAACGCAGAACAGAT CAACACACAGTAA
- the LOC143525422 gene encoding uncharacterized protein LOC143525422 isoform X2, producing MNFLWPCPCCITADILTFLRTMLPFSVVEFVECGTVAIVPRNWFSGPDEQQCFWPPSSTVNIDRAVKEGSSPQEDWPVFQVRVLGKAADYSAARIKLRKAEVTSDLQTDPEPERTKRKRRPRIIDSDSETEESTERAAPLPPKRLLSKALQPPAGILLGNRAQTRTTPERPLNTGDAPNTNTHVTGNPHRPTTHSGMAPLLRDEMFLRILTILEEIKATQAVHGSMIQALLMQRDCSNTVPLLPEGATFPLTSFKDVEDIELKLSDPAFQKNVVSVLGDIGGRSIDECTRRMMAFLMTNGLALGYNLMGRHGKREFRSLHLFNVLHGGLKQNAFLRNITKKDVERAVSKWFSNARDRDGNRALRAQRDLQKRNAEQINTQ from the exons ATGAATTTTTTGTGGCCTTGCCCCTGTTGCATAACTGCTGACATTCTGACTTTTCTCAGAACAATGCTACCCTTTTCAGTAGTGGAATTTGTGGAATGTGGAACAGTTGCCATTGTTCCAAGAAACTGGTTTTCTGGGCCAGATGAGCAGCAGTGCTTTTGGCCACCTTCAAGTACTGTCAACATTGATCGGGCCGTTAAAGAGGGATCAAGCCCACAAGAAGACTGGCCAGTGTTCCAAGTTCGTGTCTTGGGAAAGGCTG CGGACTATTCTGCTGCTAGAATCAAACTGCGTAAAGCAGAAGTGACGTCTGATCTTCAAACAGACCCAGAACCTGAGAGAACAAAGCGGAAAAGAAG ACCCAGAATTATCGACTCTGACTCAGAGACTGAAGAGTCTACTGAAAGGGCTGCTCCACTCCCACCAAAAAGACTGTTGTCAAAGGCTTTACAACCACCAGCAGGAATCCTACTTGGGAATCGAGCACAGACTCGTACCACACCTGAGAGGCCCTTAAATACTGGTGATGCACCAAACACCAACACTCATGTCACAGGGAATCCACATAGACCTACTACACACAGTGGAATGGCACCATTGCTCAGAGATGAGATGTTCCTTCGTATCCTTACCATATTGGAAGAAATAAAAGCAACTCAAGCTGTGCATGGGAGCATGATCCAAGCACTCCTGATGCAGCGAGACTGCAGTAACACTGTTCCCTTGTTGCCTGAAGGAGCCACCTTCCCATTAACATCCTTCAAAGATGTGGAGGATATTGAGCTGAAGCTCTCTGACCCTGCTTTCCAAAAAAATGTG GTCTCAGTTCTAGGAGACATAGGAGGTAGGAGTATTGATGAGTGTACACGCAGAATGATGGCTTTTCTGATGACCAATGGGCTGGCTCTGGGGTATAACCTGATGGGGCGACATGGGAAGCGGGAATTCCGAAGTCTGCACCTCTTCAACGTTTTACATg gtgGCCTAAAGCAAAATGCTTTTCTTCGTAATATAACTAAAAAGGATGTTGAGAGAGCGGTCTCAAAGTGGTTCAGCAATGCTCGTGACCGGGATGGAAACCGTGCATTGAGAGCACAGAGAGACTTGCAAAAGAGGAACGCAGAACAGAT CAACACACAGTAA
- the LOC143525422 gene encoding uncharacterized protein LOC143525422 isoform X1, whose translation MNFLWPCPCCITADILTFLRTMLPFSVVEFVECGTVAIVPRNWFSGPDEQQCFWPPSSTVNIDRAVKEGSSPQEDWPVFQVRVLGKAADYSAARIKLRKAEVTSDLQTDPEPERTKRKRSRPRIIDSDSETEESTERAAPLPPKRLLSKALQPPAGILLGNRAQTRTTPERPLNTGDAPNTNTHVTGNPHRPTTHSGMAPLLRDEMFLRILTILEEIKATQAVHGSMIQALLMQRDCSNTVPLLPEGATFPLTSFKDVEDIELKLSDPAFQKNVVSVLGDIGGRSIDECTRRMMAFLMTNGLALGYNLMGRHGKREFRSLHLFNVLHGGLKQNAFLRNITKKDVERAVSKWFSNARDRDGNRALRAQRDLQKRNAEQINTQ comes from the exons ATGAATTTTTTGTGGCCTTGCCCCTGTTGCATAACTGCTGACATTCTGACTTTTCTCAGAACAATGCTACCCTTTTCAGTAGTGGAATTTGTGGAATGTGGAACAGTTGCCATTGTTCCAAGAAACTGGTTTTCTGGGCCAGATGAGCAGCAGTGCTTTTGGCCACCTTCAAGTACTGTCAACATTGATCGGGCCGTTAAAGAGGGATCAAGCCCACAAGAAGACTGGCCAGTGTTCCAAGTTCGTGTCTTGGGAAAGGCTG CGGACTATTCTGCTGCTAGAATCAAACTGCGTAAAGCAGAAGTGACGTCTGATCTTCAAACAGACCCAGAACCTGAGAGAACAAAGCGGAAAAGAAG CAGACCCAGAATTATCGACTCTGACTCAGAGACTGAAGAGTCTACTGAAAGGGCTGCTCCACTCCCACCAAAAAGACTGTTGTCAAAGGCTTTACAACCACCAGCAGGAATCCTACTTGGGAATCGAGCACAGACTCGTACCACACCTGAGAGGCCCTTAAATACTGGTGATGCACCAAACACCAACACTCATGTCACAGGGAATCCACATAGACCTACTACACACAGTGGAATGGCACCATTGCTCAGAGATGAGATGTTCCTTCGTATCCTTACCATATTGGAAGAAATAAAAGCAACTCAAGCTGTGCATGGGAGCATGATCCAAGCACTCCTGATGCAGCGAGACTGCAGTAACACTGTTCCCTTGTTGCCTGAAGGAGCCACCTTCCCATTAACATCCTTCAAAGATGTGGAGGATATTGAGCTGAAGCTCTCTGACCCTGCTTTCCAAAAAAATGTG GTCTCAGTTCTAGGAGACATAGGAGGTAGGAGTATTGATGAGTGTACACGCAGAATGATGGCTTTTCTGATGACCAATGGGCTGGCTCTGGGGTATAACCTGATGGGGCGACATGGGAAGCGGGAATTCCGAAGTCTGCACCTCTTCAACGTTTTACATg gtgGCCTAAAGCAAAATGCTTTTCTTCGTAATATAACTAAAAAGGATGTTGAGAGAGCGGTCTCAAAGTGGTTCAGCAATGCTCGTGACCGGGATGGAAACCGTGCATTGAGAGCACAGAGAGACTTGCAAAAGAGGAACGCAGAACAGAT CAACACACAGTAA
- the LOC143510438 gene encoding uncharacterized protein LOC143510438: MNLIISIPFKFSGDCARTHTHTHTHTHTHTHTHTHTPYFTYELLCFPDVRPSAEHVETVQATEGDTVTLQFPFTGVENNDVIWWAFGTKESRIAQLVNYVPSFDKQELFRNRLQLNKQSGSLTIRNISITHTGVYKASLLSDEVLTKQFSVIVYATLPVPYITRSSHTETKSSESLTCLVLCSVGRTTSTTLSWYKGDQVISTFSDSNSSTPLLSLEVGYDDNNTYNCVAANPVSNQTAQFNRTSVCPPVSGHQLIVFTIIPVILLLLVVILVHYWKFTKAKHNHIRFHCCQPGTEIGVNCGCRISKNEQMNISKQFGLSNFTSC, encoded by the exons ATGAACTTG ATTATTAGCATACCCTTTAAGTTCAGTGGAgactgcgcgcgcacacacacacacacacacacacacacacacacacacacacacacacacacacacactccttattTCACATATGAATTACTGTGTTTTCCAGATGTGAGACCTTCTGCAGAACATGTGGAGACAGTACAAGCTACAGAGGGAGACACAGTTACTCTACAGTTTCCTTTCACTGGAGTGGAGAATAATGATGTAATATGGTGGGCATTTGGAACTAAAGAGTCTCGCATAGCACAGCTAGTTAACTACGTACCTTCCTTCGATAAACAGGAGCTATTCAGAAACAGACTGCAGCTGAACAAACAGAGTGGATCTCTGACCATCAGAAACAtcagcatcacacacactggagttTATAAAGCATCCCTGCTTAGCGATGAGGTCTTAACCAAGCAATTCAGTGTCATTGTTTATG CGACGCTGCCTGTCCCCTACATCACACGTtcatcacatacagaaacaaaaAGCTCTGAATCTCTGACCTGTCTGGTATTGTGTTCTGTGGGGAGGACGACTTCAACAACACTCTCCTGGTACAAAGGCGACCAAGTAATCTCCACTTTCAGTGATTCTAATAGCAGCACCCCACTTCTGTCTCTGGAAGTTGGATATGATGATAACAACACCTATAACTGTGTAGCAGCCAACCCTGTCAGCAACCAGACAGCACAATTCAACAGAACCAGTGTCTGTCCGCCTGTGTCAG GACATCAGCTAATTGTTTTCACCATTATACCTGTAATTCTACTACTGCTGGTTGTAATTCTTGTTCACTACTGGAAATTCACAAAGGCAAAACACA ATCACATCAGGTTCCACTGCTGTCAGCCAGGAACAGAAATTGGAGTCAACTGTGGATGCAGAATCAGCAAAAATGAACAGATGAATATTTCAAAACAGTTTGGTCTGAGTAATTTCACTTCCTGCTGA